One stretch of Leishmania infantum JPCM5 genome chromosome 24 DNA includes these proteins:
- a CDS encoding hypothetical predicted transmembrane protein, protein MDKANHAQHGRAPGKQSRSIFVFGVAIMIVILFFIGHMLTIRPITSIEDDILISAYTRAQLAMREEWVDADTRLAERPNLIVRNRAQLLGLYRLRVFVVATEAEVPNVTRVLNSLRSCNYSQRVFPIDIAVHVLGNASAMSFVPWPQGRLDFYAHRLYDNVSPSVPMMMADVWKPQSDFELGMLLTASAQVSPYWFQWVMSALRHYAPTSTETSIELATDKDSGAGRGRLLSPLSTTLSGLALGMPVAGTTVNAVSTFFAPHPSTTSIFTASFWKAMVARAGPGTDVYAAPESWQAFLSTSTRVPGHGEHRFLYPPLDKLGALACEETTTCAIRALNPSEVAELVNVPASVDKLPRLQEQGT, encoded by the coding sequence ATGGATAAGGCGAACCACGCCCAACACGGCCGGGCGCCAGGCAAGCAGAGCCGCTCTATTTTTGTGTTCGGCGTTGCTATCATGATCGTCATCCTCTTCTTCATCGGCCACATGCTCACCATACGCCCTATCACCAGCATAGAGGATGATATACTCATCAGCGCCtacacgcgtgcgcagtTGGCAATGCGCGAGGAGTGGGTCGATGCAGACACCCGACTCGCCGAGCGTCCGAACCTCATCGTGCGGAACCGGGCTCAGCTCCTGGGACTTTATCGCCTCCGCGTGTTTGTTGTCGccacggaggcggaggtaCCCAATGTAACCCGTGTGCTCAACTCCTTGAGAAGCTGTAATTACTCGCAGCGTGTGTTTCCCATCGACATCGCCGTGCACGTGCTGGGCAACGCGTCCGCTATGTCGTTTGTGCCCTGGCCTCAGGGTCGCCTCGACTTCTACGCGCACCGCCTGTACGACAATGTCAGCCCGTCTGTGCCGATGATGATGGCGGATGTGTGGAAACCGCAGTCGGATTTTGAGCTTGGGATGCTGTTGACAGCCTCGGCGCAAGTGTCTCCGTACTGGTTCCAGTGGGTGATGAGCGCGCTGCGTCACTACGCCCCGACCTCGACAGAGACCTCCATTGAGCTTGCCACTGACAAGGACTCCGGGGCTGGGCGGGGACGGCTGCTCAGCCCACTGTCAACTACACTGAGCGGTTTGGCGCTGGGCATGCCCGTCGCCGGGACAACGGTCAACGCAGTGTCCACCTTCTTCGCCCCTCACCCGAGCACCACGTCCATCTTTACAGCTTCCTTTTGGAAAGCTATGGTGGCGCGGGCAGGGCCTGGCACCGATGTCTACGCCGCTCCGGAAAGCTGGCAGGCCTTCCTCAGCACCTCCACGAGGGTGCCTGGCCACGGCGAACACCGGTTTCTGTACCCTCCACTCGACAAGTTAGGGGCGCTGGCCTGCGAGGAGACCACAACGTGCGCTATACGCGCGCTGAATCCGTCAGAAGTGGCGGAGCTGGTAAACGTCCCGGCGTCGGTGGATAAATTGCCGCGGTTGCAAGAGCAGGGAACTTAA
- a CDS encoding putative DNA helicase: MNCLCDHPARYLISRDGKPCYTCALGRCRFYALAPVQCEGYTRVTLGAPGCPLADTGVVLRFEALVHPTSKDVACFMIRVQGEASRWDTLRLAVLQDSQFEGMWYTAGRAFLYPMAQYTRLVAALKARSLPHVAFEEIPSFYFRCVERMRQLPRQYADDVAAGRACLPDAEDCVYRRLKPFQREGVRFVLERHGRAMIADDMGLGKTVQAIAVAHHYRDEWPVLVVCPMSLMENWAKEFNKFCGIPFARIAILQGAKATATSLQAVAIVSYSSLKCVEDAHFNVVILDESHYIKAGAAKRAQQSLKLCRASRRVILLSGTPAMSRPIELYAQLQAIQPSLVPSKAQFGARYCNSFVGRFGIDMTGHAHPDELHSLLRHFLIRRTKRELGSELPSKSRQLLYMYITEKEKKALEKQIIALRRSLSSTSAAASSSTSSLVDNGGGDSAARAPNVFEMKMATARAKIPAVQDYVSGIVEQHLDSGEKLILFAHHQCMMEALRSAVEAVRPRQPIDYIYISGDTPPAQREPAAEHFRTEATCTVAILSMQSSGIGHNFTCASTVVFTELDWNPSTHLQCEDRVHRIGQAQPCHIKYLLAEGTSDSVIWPLLQTKLSVTAAMFETSNVTGAEVRLHDGADKQNVARRDVVAATTSSTPSASQQSTLDQFMQPQPSQAASRRGEEVDGAVVSMQESPRVSVHSQSSTGHAALASLERDAPPLLLTPANLTQQQRQPLTLIGTPISAFCGSTSGSGVATASATATTAPTTPPPPPLIPFSEMCDNFVGTSAPQLSNSSASRRPRLSASSGIGTTHPTALSSSLSTMVPGPAPKSANNTSVLDLMRRTSSTKSGAGSSAAEPSHSARAAAVSLVVDLTETASTQPVAMQPLSSMVSPPAPMRSLPSSSDVSLPTMDITASAGAVAPPRRTVFTLSKTGTQAFMNTAAASTLTSSCSGSRALCPAAPPALPVAPKTAAVHVPMRPDLHLKRPRTDTEHGSGGSTSKRVNTTSGDANALAATAVARVEVSCAAGPAAAATLAPLPPPTTRSVQTQPVMVHPIMLAASSSSSSEPSQASSAPSPVATTPRRTLFKLVGKASGAPSSPMPAKPQ; encoded by the coding sequence ATGAACTGCCTGTGCGACCACCCCGCGCGCTACCTCATCAGCCGTGATGGCAAGCCGTGCTACACCTGCGCACtcgggcgctgccgcttctaCGCGCTGGCCCCAGTGCAGTGCGAGGGGTACACCCGCGTCACGCTGGGTGCCCCGGGCTGCCCTCTAGCCGACACTGGCGTTGTGCTGCGCTTTGAGGCTCTGGTACACCCGACAAGCAAGGACGTCGCGTGCTTCATGATTCGCGTGCAGGGGGAAGCGTCGAGGTGGGACACGCTTCGCCTTGCAGTTCTGCAGGATTCTCAGTTTGAGGGCATGTGGTACACCGCCGGGCGGGCTTTCCTGTACCCCATGGCGCAGTACActcgcctcgtcgccgccctcaAGGCCCGTTCACTGCCGCACGTGGCGTTCGAGGAGATCCCTAGCTTCTACTTTCGCTGCGTGGAGCGGATGCGGCAACTTCCACGGCAGTACGCGGATGACGTGGCCGCTGGGCGAGCCTGCCTACCGGACGCAGAGGACTGTGTGTACCGGCGCCTGAAACCGTTCCAGCGGGAGGGTGTGCGCTTCGTTCTGgagcgccacggccgcgccATGATTGCCGATGACATGGGACTCGGCAAGACGGTGCAagccatcgccgtcgctcaTCACTACCGGGACGAGTGGCCGGTGCTGGTCGTGTGCCCCATGTCGCTCATGGAGAACTGGGCGAAGGAGTTCAACAAGTTCTGCGGTATCCCGTTCGCACGCATCGCCATCCTGCAAGGTGCCAAGGCAACGGCGACGAGCCTGCAGGCCGTCGCGATCGTCTCCTACAGCTCCCTGAAGTGTGTCGAGGACGCCCACTTCAACGTGGTCATCCTCGACGAGTCGCACTACATCAAAGCCGGGGCGGCaaagcgcgcgcagcagtcACTCAAGCTCTGCCGCGCGAGCCGCCGTGTCATCCTCCTGTCAGGCACGCCAGCCATGTCACGCCCCATCGAGCTgtacgcgcagctgcaggccatCCAGCCAAGCCTAGTGCCCAGCAAGGCCCAGTTCGGTGCGCGGTATTGCAACTCCTTTGTCGGCCGCTTCGGCATCGACATGACCGGTCACGCCCATCCCGATGAGCTGCACagcctgctgcgccacttCCTGATTCGCCGCACAAAGCGCGAGCTCGGCAGTGAGCTGCCCTCCAAGTCTCGCCAACTGCTCTACATGTACATCacggagaaggaaaagaaggcgctggagaagcAGATCATCGCGTTGCGCCGTAGCCTTAGCTcgacgtcagcagcagcctccaGCTCGACTTCTTCTCTCGTGGACAATGGCGGGGGCGACTCGGCTGCGCGGGCACCAAACGTATTCGAGATGAAGATGGCCACCGCACGTGCCAAGATACCCGCGGTGCAGGATTACGTCAGCGGTATTGTGGAGCAGCACCTCGATTCAGGTGAGAAGCTCATCCTGTTCGCACATCACCAGTGCATGATGGAGGCGCTCCGGAGCGCGgtcgaggcggtgcggccgcgccAGCCCATCGACTACATCTACATCTCCGGCGACACGCCACCGGCGCAACGTGAGCCAGCTGCGGAGCACTTTCGGACAGAAGCGACATGCACGGTCGCTATCCTTTCCATGCAGTCCAGCGGCATTGGTCACAACTTCACGTGTGCGTCCACGGTAGTCTTCACTGAGCTGGATTGGAACCCCAGCACCCACTTGCAGTGCGAGGATCGCGTGCACCGTATCGGCCAggcgcagccgtgccacATTAAGTACCTACTGGCCGAGGGCACCTCCGACAGTGTCATCTGGCCGCTGCTACAGACGAAGCTGAGCGTGACCGCGGCCATGTTCGAGACGTCGAACGTGACTGGGGCGGAGGTGCGCctgcacgacggcgccgacaaGCAGAACGTGGCCAGGCGCGACGTGGTGGCCGCGACAACCTCGTCGACCCCGTCCGCATCGCAGCAGAGCACGCTGGACCAGTTtatgcagccgcagccgtcgcaagcagcgtcgaggaggggcgaggaagtcgacggcgccgttgTATCAATGCAGGAGTCGCCGCGAGTCAGCGTTCATTCACAGTCGTCGACCGGGCACGCGGCACTTGCATCGctggagagagacgcgccgCCACTCTTACTGACACCGGCAAACCTcacccagcagcagcgacagccgcTGACCCTCATCGGCACCCCCATCTCCGCCTTCTGCGGGAgcacgagcggcagcggcgtcgccaccgcatcggctaccgcgacgacggcaccgacgaccccgccgccgccgccgctgattCCGTTCTCTGAGATGTGCGACAACTTCGTGGGGACCTCTGCGCCGCAGTTGAGCAACTCCTCGGCATCGCGTCGGCCGCGCCTCTCTGCCAGCAGTGGCATCGGCACGACACACCCAACCGCGctgtcctcgtcgctgtctACAATGGTGCCTGGCCCCGCACCGAAGAGTGCCAATAACACATCTGTGCTCGACCTCATGCGCCGCACGTCGTCCACAAAGTCGGGGGCCGGGTCATCTGCAGCGGAACCGTCCCAttcagcgcgcgctgctgctgtttcctTGGTCGTGGACCTCACTGAGACGGCCTCAACTCAGCCGGTAGCCATGCAGCCACTGTCATCGATGGTGTCGCCTCCCGCGCCAATGCGATCGCTCCCGTCGTCATCGGACGTCTCGCTCCCAACGATGGACATTACCGCCTCAGCCGGTGCCGTGGCCCCACCACGTCGCACTGTCTTCACCTTATCCAAAACGGGCACTCAGGCCTTCATGAAcacagcggctgcgtcgacgctgacgagcagctgctcagGCAGCCGCGCTCTTTGccctgcggcaccgccggcattGCCAGTGGCGCCGAAgaccgccgccgtgcacgtGCCGATGCGACCCGATTTGCACTTGAAGCGGCCACGCACTGATACcgagcacggcagcggcggcagtacCAGCAAGCGCGTCAACACCACCAGTGGCGATGCGAACGCCCTTGCGGCAACAGCCGTTGCACGAGTAGAGGTGAGCTGTGCAGCAGggccagccgctgctgcgactctTGCACCCCTTCCGCCCCCAACCACTCGGTCCGTGCAAACGCAGCCGGTGATGGTGCACCCTATCATGCtagctgcgtcgtcgtcgtcatcctccGAGCCGTCGCAAGCTTCCTCGGCGCCATCTCCTGTCGCCACCACGCCCCGAAGAACGCTTTTTAAGCTCGTGGGTAAAGCGTCAGgcgctccctcttctcccatGCCTGCCAAACCGCAGTGA
- a CDS encoding putative cysteine peptidase, Clan CA, family C19: protein MDVAHNRSLGFAGKEILFRKIEFERYRKPHVVEYPRSAVVLNPQHTRQLRDAMCTQRQGVEHNSSDADDGDQGEAPRRYSDSDDDDDDDPQRVDKATQLCSDAQFRGSLHLCWQAITPVGLGLMNLGNTCFANSVLQALAHTPAVAQYFMNTFRSADSQLGAPFDFAFALAETFRKMQHAPQQGRTGGGGAYRPGQIMSNLRLLSKHFSIGRQSDAHEFAVQLLFSCQKSLLHRLVGSKKVHPRVAHTTALHRICGGYLLSQVTWSRQEEIQQLLRAGKQQEAMDLKMEAKQAEGKRAQRASRHGLDPQTLCSNTYDPFTILSVELAGHTLQHCLDKFCAVEELDGRSYLSPRQVGVRAKKKLSIHVPPPVFVIHVKRFTPSGSKINKHVLFPLELDITRYCTLLSSSSSPPPPPNHLQPHNGMSSPATTKRADCQYELNAVCVHEGRSIDYGHYYTLAKAPNGMWYEFNDSHVSRLSEDQLQQAQVYMLFYSRKPTVAAEMMQPPHQQQHNIRGSAPASVSSSAASKLGAMTAVEEDGAVGQELSESEVQVLLEKRRAVQRQAGSLNGCRSSSSATAAEKPQLLSNTSGDSDDEGHAVEPTSLSSSKSARAQTFKRMQEALPTDSDSNSDDEKQDRAYVLRLPAQLNGCTVQDSHIEADVAPQPSRRDDEHDAPADGEAPLKLAKVSLYGGIIKSMKRVLKDGADGGASTDTTAPQQQRKSPNFRVGRNAVQALHQRKVLNTPETVRRPASAPKFQQRIRDPMWEMEMDRGKVKKVKSKEKAPDPFEGVNPFQEVSRGMFDVRGRRRRA from the coding sequence ATGGACGTCGCACATAATCGATCGCTCGGGTTCGCCGGGAAGGAGATCTTGTTCCGCAAGATCGAGTTTGAGCGCTATCGGAAACCGCACGTCGTGGAATACCCCCGTAGCGCCGTTGTCCTCAACCCGCAGCACACACGTCAGCTCCGCGATGCGATgtgcacgcagcggcagggtGTCGaacacaacagcagcgacgcagacgacggcgaccaGGGGGAGGCGCCCCGCAGATACTCGGacagcgacgatgacgacgacgatgatcCGCAGCGCGTCGACAAGGCGACACAGCTGTGCTCCGACGCGCAGTTTCGCGGCAGCCTACACTTGTGCTGGCAGGCCATCACACCTGTTGGACTGGGGCTCATGAATCTTGGCAACACGTGCTTCGCGAACAGCGTGCTGCAAGCACTGGCCCATACCCCGGCGGTGGCACAGTACTTCATGAACACGTTTCGCTCAGCAGACAGCCAGCTTGGTGCCCCCTTCGACTTTGCCTTCGCCCTTGCCGAGACGTTTCGCAAGATGCAgcacgcgccacagcagGGCCgaaccggcggcggcggtgcgtaCCGACCTGGGCAGATCATGAGCAACCTCCGTCTGCTCTCAAAGCACTTCTCCATTGGGCGGCAGAGCGACGCGCATGAGTTTGCGGTGCAACTTCTCTTTTCGTGTCAGAAAtccctgctgcaccgccttgtCGGCTCCAAGAAGGTGCACCCACGGGTGGCGCACACCACCGCGCTTCACCGCATCTGCGGCGGCTACCTGCTCTCACAGGTGACGTGGTCGCGCCAGGAAGAGattcagcagctgctgcgcgccggcaagcagcaggaggcgatGGATCTCAAGATGGAGGCAAAGCAAGCAGAGGGGAAGCGGGCACAGCGTGCCTCACGGCACGGCCTTGACCCTCAGACCCTGTGCTCCAACACCTACGACCCCTTTACGATTCTCTCGGTGGAGTTAGCGGGgcacacgctgcagcactgcctTGACAAGTTCTGCGCGGTCGAGGAACTCGATGGCCGCTCTTACCTGTCTCCACGCCAGgtcggtgtgcgcgcgaaGAAAAAGCTAAGCATCCACGTCCCGCCGCCCGTGTTCGTCATCCACGTGAAGCGCTTTACTCCCTCCGGCAGCAAAATTAACAAGCACGTGCTGTTCCCGCTAGAGCTGGACATTACCCGCTACTGCACCCTactgtcgtcgtcgtcatcgccgccgccgccgccgaatcACCTGCAGCCGCACAATGGTATGTCCTCCCCAGCGACAACGAAGAGAGCCGATTGCCAGTACGAGCTCAACGCCGTATGCGTTCACGAGGGACGTTCCATTGACTACGGCCACTACTACACCCTGGCCAAGGCCCCTAATGGCATGTGGTACGAGTTCAACGACAGCCATGTTAGTCGTCTTTCGGAGGACCAGCTGCAACAGGCACAGGTGTACATGCTCTTCTACTCCCGAAAGCCCACGGTCGCCGCTGAGATGATGCAGccgccgcatcagcagcagcacaacatccgcggcagcgcaccggcCTCTGTGtcttcctccgccgcctccaagCTCGGCGCGATGACAGCAGTGGAAGAGGACGGCGCTGTTGGGCAAGAGCTGAGCGAGTCGGAGGTGCAGGTACTACTGGAGAAACGCCGCGCTGTGCAACGGCAGGCGGGCAGTTTAAACGGGTGtcgctcttcctcgtctGCGACGGCTGCAGAGAAGCCGCAACTCCTGTCCAACACTTCTGgcgacagcgatgacgaGGGTCACGCCGTCGAGCCCACGTCTTTGTCGTCGAGCAAGTCTGCCCGGGCGCAGACCTTCAAGCGCATGCAAGAGGCGCTTCCAACGGACTCGGACAgcaacagcgacgacgaAAAGCAGGACCGCGCATATGTACTCCGGCTGCCGGCACAGCTGAACGGATGCACAGTGCAGGACAGCCACATCGAGGCAGACGTGGCGCCACAACCCTCACGGCGAGATGACGAGCACGACGCACCGGCGGACGGCGAGGCGCCGCTCAAGCTGGCCAAGGTTTCACTGTATGGTGGCATCATTAAGTCGATGAAGCGCGTGTTGaaggacggcgccgacggtggTGCGTCCACCgacacgacggcgccgcagcagcagcggaagagcCCAAACTTTCGGGTTGGCCGGAACGCCGTGCAAGCACTGCATCAGCGCAAGGTGCTCAACACCCCTGAGACGGTGCGACGACCGGCATCTGCACCCAAGttccagcagcgcatccgTGATCCCATGTGGGAGATGGAGATGGACCGCGGCAAGGTGAAGAAGGTCAAGTCTAAGGAGAAGGCGCCGGATCCGTTTGAAGGCGTCAACCCCTTCCAGGAAGTGTCGCGAGGCATGTTCGACGTTcgtggacggcggcgtcgggcGTAG
- a CDS encoding putative ATPase subunit 9: MMRRAIAQPVARRAAAASSALVVAPRQASTVALSVQGLHYVGTGLAAIALGGVGLGIGAIFGCLLIGCARQPNLTKMLFNYAILGFALTEAIGLFALMLAFLMLFS; the protein is encoded by the coding sequence ATGATGCGCCGTGCCATTGCTCAGCCCGTCGCccgtcgcgcggcggccgcctccagtGCGCTCGTGGTTGCCCCTCGCCAGGCCTCCACTGTCGCCCTCTCCGTCCAGGGTCTGCACTACGTCGGCACCGGtctcgccgccatcgccctcGGTGGTGTTGGCTTGGGTATCGGTGCCATCTTTGGCTGCCTGCTGATAGGCTGCGCTCGCCAGCCCAACCTGACCAAGATGCTCTTCAACTACGCCATTCTCGGCTTCGCCCTGACGGAGGCCATTGGCCTGTTCGCGCTGATGCTCGCCTTCCTCATGCTCTTCTCGTAG
- a CDS encoding putative MCAK-like kinesin, with product MSSRICVAVRKRPIADPELDIVETPTPRCIVNEPKIKYDLSPYTDRHTFTFDEVFGETCNNAGVYQRCCLPLIDTVFNYGNATCFAYGQTGSGKTYTMLGSQKEPGLYAIAAREIFARANDIDAVVYVSFYEIYGRKIFDLLNNRKRLFAREDADKVINICGLSEHQVTDIQEIFDVITAGSAYRAAGQTSANAESSRSHAVLQVEVRETRSANARRAPKTIGRISFIDLAGNERGADTFDCDRKTRMEGAEINKSLLALKECIRALGMGKSHVPFRGSILTEVLRDSFTGNSRTTMISTISPSSQHCVNTLNTLRYTQRVKDLGGGGIGGGAKIEQVAGSPPGRRPAAPRRKPFEAIPAKNRPEWVSDFASDPSPDVSPSENGGYGGESDGVAAGAAPRNAAKPRGRQPSVGRSGGTPPPAAAVVKVKDPKIATIVQNHIAALESDDDDDDIDDDCCHYPRAAEGGGVMQREEERQVRKVHAYVVEEIAKAEDKLIALHRRHIDSKMTGIKEEITAIQSFEESDSVDEYVARVRVLLMKQRDDMNEILAMLNGIGSMLRDEEDLSKTLTSSVSARR from the coding sequence ATGAGCAGCCGTATCTGTGTAGCGGTGCGCAAGCGTCCCATCGCGGACCCGGAGCTGGACATCGTCGAGACGCCAACGCCGCGGTGCATCGTGAATGAGCCGAAGATAAAGTACGACCTCTCACCCTACACGGACCGGCACACCTTTACTTTCGATGAGGTGTTCGGGGAGACCTGCAACAACGCCGGCGTGTACCAGCGTTGCTGTCTGCCACTCATCGATACCGTATTCAACTACGGTAATGCCACGTGCTTTGCCTACGGGCAAACCGGATCGGGCAAGACGTACACCATGCTGGGTTCGCAGAAAGAGCCAGGGCTGTATGCCATTGCGGCGCGTGAGATCTTCGCACGCGCCAACGAcatcgacgccgtcgtcTACGTCTCTTTCTACGAAATCTACGGCCGGAAAATATTTGATCTCCTGAACAACCGAAAGCGCCTTTTCGCTCGCGAGGATGCGGACAAGGTGATCAACATTTGCGGGCTGAGCGAGCATCAGGTGACGGACATCCAGGAGATCTTCGACGTGATTACAGCGGGCAGTGCATACCGTGCGGCGGGTCAGACAAGCGCCAACGCCGAAAGTAGCCGCTCCCAcgccgtgctgcaggtgGAGGTGCGAGAAACGCGGAGCGCCAACGCACGGCGTGCGCCCAAGACGATTGGTCGTATTTCCTTCATCGACTTGGCGGGTaacgagcgcggcgccgacacGTTCGACTGCGACCGCAAGACGCGAATGGAGGGTGCGGAGATCAACAAGTCTCTCCTGGCTCTGAAAGAGTGCATTCGGGCCCTCGGGATGGGCAAGAGTCACGTTCCATTTCGGGGGTCTATCTTGACCGAGGTGCTGCGAGACTCCTTCACCGGCAACAGCCGCACCACCATGATCTCCACCATTTCGCCGTCCTCGCAGCACTGTGTGAACACGCTCAACACGTTGCGCTACACCCAGCGGGTGAAGGaccttggcggcggcggcatcggtggtggtgcaaaAATTGAGCAAGTGGCCGGCAGCCCGCCAGGTCGCCggcccgctgcaccgcgccgaAAGCCCTTCGAGGCGATTCCTGCGAAGAACCGCCCGGAATGGGTGTCAGACTTCGCCTCCGACCCATCACCTGACGTGTCCCCGTCCGAGAATGGCGGCTACGGCGGCGAGAGTGACGGGGTCGCGGCAGGTGCGGCGCCGAGAAACGCCGCCAAGCCTCGCGGTCGGCAGCCGTCGGTAGGCCGTAGCGGCGGTACGCCCCCGCCGGCCGCAGCCGTGGTGAAGGTGAAAGACCCGAAAATCGCGACGATTGTGCAGAACCACATCGCCGCCCTGGAgtccgacgacgacgacgacgacatcgACGATGACTGCTGCCACTacccgcgcgccgcggaaggcggcggcgtgatgCAGCGGGAGGAAGAGCGGCAGGTGCGCAAAGTGCACGCCTACGTTGTCGAGGAGATTGCAAAGGCGGAGGATAAGCTCAttgcgctgcaccgccggcacATCGACTCCAAGATGACCGGCATCAAGGAGGAGATCACGGCGATCCAGTCTTTTGAGGAATCCGACTCGGTCGACGAGTACGTGGCGCGGGTTCGGGTACTGCTGATGAAGCAGCGAGACGACATGAACGAGATCTTGGCGATGCTGAACGGCATCGGGTCGATGCTGCGCGATGAGGAGGACCTCTCCAAGACGCTCACTTCAAGCGTAAGTGCacggcgatga